From Haloglomus litoreum, the proteins below share one genomic window:
- a CDS encoding ABC transporter ATP-binding protein produces the protein MIEVRDLRKEYGDFVAVEGSTFSVESGEVFGIIGPNGAGKTTTLKTLAGLLEPTAGEATVAGFDAADPRMRQQLGFLPEESPLYEEMTPISYLTFFADLYDVDREVAETRIHDTLDRLDLEYRERPLGDMSKGMKRKVAIARSLVNDPDVLVYDEPASGLDPLTTNYIIDFTRDLADEGKTVVFSAHNLYHVESICDRIAIMNEGRIVARGSVEELRAEYGRTTYHVYTSVPVEGSSPVEGSDERHETVVESMDAVEAAREAAAAAGGRMVDIRTEDPSLERVFLDLAEGESDAERAVARRAGDPGAAGDDGESARATTPGADE, from the coding sequence ATGATCGAGGTCCGGGACCTTCGCAAGGAGTACGGGGACTTCGTCGCCGTCGAGGGGTCGACCTTCTCCGTCGAGAGCGGCGAGGTGTTCGGTATCATCGGTCCGAACGGGGCCGGCAAGACGACGACGCTGAAGACGCTCGCGGGCCTGCTCGAACCGACCGCCGGCGAGGCCACCGTCGCGGGCTTCGACGCCGCCGACCCGCGGATGCGCCAGCAGCTCGGCTTCCTCCCCGAGGAGTCGCCGCTGTACGAGGAGATGACCCCCATCTCCTACCTGACCTTCTTCGCGGACCTCTACGACGTCGACCGGGAGGTGGCCGAGACCCGCATCCACGACACGCTCGACCGGCTCGACCTGGAATACCGGGAGCGCCCGCTGGGCGACATGTCGAAGGGGATGAAGCGGAAGGTCGCCATCGCCCGCTCGCTGGTCAACGACCCGGACGTGCTGGTGTACGACGAGCCCGCCTCCGGCCTGGACCCACTGACGACCAACTACATCATCGACTTCACCCGTGACCTCGCCGACGAGGGGAAGACGGTCGTCTTCTCGGCGCACAACCTCTACCACGTCGAGTCCATCTGCGACCGCATCGCCATCATGAACGAGGGGCGCATCGTCGCCCGCGGGAGCGTCGAGGAGCTGCGGGCCGAGTACGGCCGGACCACGTACCACGTCTACACCTCCGTGCCGGTCGAGGGCTCCTCGCCCGTCGAGGGGAGCGACGAGCGCCACGAGACCGTCGTCGAGTCGATGGACGCCGTCGAGGCGGCGCGGGAGGCCGCGGCGGCCGCCGGCGGCCGCATGGTCGACATCCGGACGGAGGACCCGTCGCTGGAGCGCGTGTTCCTCGACCTCGCGGAGGGCGAGAGCGACGCCGAACGGGCCGTGGCCCGGCGAGCGGGCGACCCGGGTGCGGCCGGGGACGACGGCGAATCGGCCCGGGCAACGACGCCGGGGGCCGACGAGTGA
- a CDS encoding DUF5803 family protein gives MTGASGDGTDDGDDTAAGDGPARGSRRRLAAGVVLLGALLALSGCSSVFGPGPVQEGALADDPAPPYDWNQTEDAYIEVNRGNYTAVYAVRNRTTGSTEAGENFTMELYTRDALGTDQPIDPEALQFRYENGTTLRYQETDDGANLVMLRDGETVDVPESKLAVSKSRRRTTVRLPTNETGQLAFTAPKNGKQVATPTFVEGSYEMVLPEGARVGLPILAQVQPSQSSAERIDGQVHVRWDSVTRARSVLVRYYLQRDLFLFGGLVALMLVLGLGGGAYYYLQIRETVKRREEVGLDVDIEDDDGRDPPPGMG, from the coding sequence ATGACCGGGGCGAGCGGCGACGGAACCGACGACGGGGACGACACCGCGGCGGGCGACGGGCCCGCCCGAGGCAGCCGCCGCCGGCTCGCCGCCGGGGTCGTCCTGCTGGGCGCCCTGCTGGCGCTCTCGGGTTGCTCGTCCGTGTTCGGTCCCGGCCCCGTCCAGGAGGGCGCGCTCGCCGACGACCCGGCCCCGCCCTACGACTGGAACCAGACCGAGGACGCCTACATCGAGGTCAACCGGGGCAACTACACCGCCGTCTACGCGGTCCGCAACCGGACGACCGGCAGCACCGAGGCGGGCGAGAACTTCACGATGGAGCTGTACACCCGGGACGCGCTGGGGACCGACCAGCCCATCGACCCCGAGGCGCTCCAGTTCCGCTACGAGAACGGCACGACCCTCCGGTACCAGGAGACCGACGACGGCGCGAACCTCGTCATGCTGCGGGACGGCGAGACGGTGGACGTGCCCGAGTCGAAGCTCGCCGTCTCGAAGTCGCGCCGCCGGACTACCGTCCGCCTCCCGACCAACGAGACCGGGCAACTGGCGTTCACCGCGCCCAAGAACGGCAAGCAGGTCGCCACACCCACCTTCGTCGAGGGCTCCTACGAGATGGTGCTGCCCGAGGGGGCCCGTGTCGGACTCCCAATCCTCGCACAGGTCCAGCCCTCGCAGTCGAGCGCCGAGCGCATCGACGGCCAGGTCCACGTCCGCTGGGACTCCGTGACGCGGGCGCGCTCCGTGCTGGTCCGGTACTACCTCCAGCGTGACCTGTTCCTGTTCGGCGGGCTCGTCGCGCTGATGCTCGTCCTGGGCCTCGGAGGCGGCGCGTACTACTACCTGCAGATCCGCGAGACGGTCAAGCGTCGCGAGGAGGTCGGCCTCGACGTGGACATCGAGGACGACGACGGCCGCGACCCGCCGCCAGGGATGGGGTAG
- a CDS encoding ABC transporter permease: MPESDGRGLGWALRVRGVVARRDLTSLTREKTIVLALLIQLFVAAFSSFLVVGLTSLYDPSAVQGEVTVGATGSAADELVAAGAGREGLSTIRYSSRDEAAAAFDANRIDVLVLAERYEGESGGTRIRIEATAPANSFRGTLIVAQLRETLEALERGEREDRAAFLDAPLVPLPDEVSASPYFGFSYTVLVPLLLFLPVFIAGSVAVDVVTEEIERGTLELLQVAPLSLTAIADGKALAAVFLGPAQALLWMALLSLNGIAIDNLPGLLVMTLGLSLALVATGVGLGLVVRERQRAQLLYSLGVLGAFAGAVLLPEHPATTAALLAIDSPGPFSQVLVVVYLVAGAALALGVRSFVSRIDAEGL, encoded by the coding sequence GTGCCGGAGTCCGACGGGCGCGGACTCGGGTGGGCACTCCGTGTGCGCGGCGTGGTCGCGCGGCGCGACCTCACCTCCCTGACCCGGGAGAAGACCATCGTGCTGGCGCTGCTCATCCAGCTGTTCGTGGCCGCGTTCTCCTCGTTCCTCGTCGTCGGGCTCACGTCGCTGTACGACCCGTCGGCGGTCCAGGGCGAGGTGACGGTCGGTGCGACCGGGTCGGCCGCGGACGAACTCGTCGCGGCCGGCGCGGGCCGCGAGGGGCTCTCGACCATCCGCTACTCCAGCCGCGACGAGGCCGCGGCCGCGTTCGACGCGAACCGCATCGACGTGCTCGTGCTCGCCGAGCGGTACGAGGGCGAGAGCGGCGGCACCCGCATCCGCATCGAGGCGACGGCCCCGGCCAACAGCTTCCGTGGAACGCTCATCGTCGCCCAGCTGCGCGAGACGCTGGAGGCGCTCGAACGGGGGGAGCGCGAGGACCGCGCCGCGTTCCTCGACGCGCCGCTGGTACCGTTGCCGGACGAGGTGAGCGCAAGCCCGTACTTCGGCTTCTCGTACACCGTCCTCGTGCCGCTGTTGCTGTTCCTGCCCGTGTTCATCGCGGGCTCTGTCGCGGTCGACGTGGTGACCGAGGAGATCGAGCGTGGGACCCTCGAACTGCTCCAGGTCGCGCCGCTCTCGCTGACCGCCATCGCCGACGGGAAGGCGCTCGCGGCCGTGTTCCTGGGGCCGGCGCAGGCGCTGCTGTGGATGGCGCTGCTCTCGCTCAACGGCATCGCCATCGACAACCTTCCGGGGCTGCTGGTCATGACGCTCGGACTCTCGCTGGCGCTGGTCGCGACCGGCGTCGGGCTGGGGCTCGTCGTCCGGGAGCGCCAGCGTGCACAGCTGCTCTACTCGCTGGGCGTCCTCGGGGCGTTCGCCGGCGCGGTACTCCTGCCCGAGCACCCGGCCACGACGGCCGCCCTGCTGGCCATCGACTCGCCGGGCCCGTTCTCCCAGGTGCTGGTCGTGGTGTACCTCGTCGCCGGCGCCGCCCTGGCGCTAGGGGTGCGTTCGTTCGTCTCCCGCATCGACGCGGAGGGGCTGTAG
- a CDS encoding competence/damage-inducible protein A, which translates to MRVAIVTVGDELLAGDTVNTNAAWLGRQLAERGVDVERSTTVPDRVADIASVVDEYRERYDAVLVTGGLGPTHDDLTMDAVAAAFDVPVTENGAALEWLAENGYARQDLAEGTADIPAGAEPLHNEEGVAPGCVIENVYVLPGVPAEMEAMFASVADRFAGTETHVAFVAAAEPESALIDRFAQLREQFDVQVGSYPGEHVRVKLQGDEERVVQEAAAWLRDRVDIVEEE; encoded by the coding sequence ATGCGCGTGGCCATCGTGACCGTCGGGGACGAGTTGCTGGCGGGCGATACGGTGAACACGAACGCGGCGTGGCTGGGCCGGCAACTGGCCGAGCGTGGCGTCGACGTCGAGCGGTCGACGACCGTCCCCGACCGGGTGGCCGACATCGCGAGCGTCGTCGACGAGTACCGCGAGCGGTACGACGCGGTCCTCGTCACGGGCGGGCTCGGGCCGACTCACGACGACCTGACGATGGACGCCGTCGCCGCCGCCTTCGACGTGCCCGTCACCGAGAACGGGGCGGCGCTGGAGTGGCTCGCGGAGAACGGCTACGCCCGCCAGGACCTCGCCGAGGGGACCGCCGACATCCCCGCGGGCGCCGAGCCGCTCCACAACGAGGAGGGGGTGGCGCCGGGCTGTGTCATCGAGAACGTCTACGTCCTGCCGGGCGTCCCGGCGGAGATGGAGGCGATGTTCGCGTCGGTCGCCGACCGGTTCGCCGGGACCGAGACCCACGTCGCGTTCGTGGCCGCCGCCGAGCCCGAGAGCGCGCTCATCGACCGGTTCGCCCAGCTCCGCGAGCAGTTCGACGTACAGGTCGGGTCGTACCCCGGCGAGCACGTCCGGGTCAAGCTCCAGGGCGACGAGGAACGAGTGGTGCAGGAGGCGGCCGCGTGGCTCCGCGACCGGGTCGACATCGTCGAGGAGGAGTGA
- a CDS encoding ribonuclease H-like domain-containing protein, which translates to MQFSRDDDGAGRVTTLDIETTHWDPEQGEVVAIGVGIHERGTPGSAAEYDCVLRAGDDEVAVIREAFDRLAGYGADRLVTYNGAEFDLPFLHTRLEAHDAAPVALPPVDHLDLYADRKRRADDAGRKWPSLEECVAAYDATPAETVWRGEVVTNTRFGEELGPAYLDGVRTGAGSDLGAVVEHYLKTDLENNLLVYWGDVGLPFDPAFAGTRREF; encoded by the coding sequence ATGCAGTTCTCCCGGGACGACGACGGGGCGGGTCGGGTCACGACGCTGGACATCGAGACGACACACTGGGACCCCGAGCAGGGCGAGGTGGTCGCCATCGGCGTCGGCATCCACGAGCGCGGCACGCCCGGCTCGGCCGCTGAGTACGACTGCGTGCTCCGGGCGGGCGACGACGAGGTGGCCGTCATCCGCGAGGCGTTCGACCGGCTGGCCGGGTACGGGGCCGACCGGCTGGTCACCTACAACGGTGCCGAGTTCGACCTCCCGTTCCTCCACACGCGGCTCGAGGCCCACGACGCCGCCCCCGTCGCGCTCCCACCCGTCGACCACCTCGACCTCTACGCCGACCGCAAGCGACGGGCGGACGACGCGGGGCGGAAGTGGCCCAGCCTGGAGGAGTGTGTCGCGGCCTACGACGCGACGCCCGCCGAGACGGTCTGGCGCGGCGAGGTGGTCACGAACACGCGCTTCGGCGAGGAACTCGGTCCGGCCTACCTCGACGGCGTGCGGACCGGGGCTGGCTCGGACCTCGGGGCGGTTGTGGAGCACTACCTGAAGACGGACCTCGAGAACAACCTCCTCGTCTACTGGGGTGATGTCGGGCTCCCGTTCGACCCGGCGTTCGCGGGGACGCGACGGGAGTTCTGA
- a CDS encoding DUF5804 family protein: MARVCLLGDDDVDLRYELLSRETAREALATYDLRQPYHNSVALETVSLGAAVSLLNDLNWYLVRFVDQVLVLEPSVSDDEWLSRDLAAALRDDELTPEESDRFLKVYGVVTAGGGDDGASDESDGADDEGNDDETRRGPARKLVDPMFVTRTGPELPEYDLRDVDETVVVRVTEGEFGA; the protein is encoded by the coding sequence ATGGCGCGGGTCTGTCTGCTGGGCGACGACGACGTGGACCTCCGGTACGAGTTGCTCTCGCGGGAGACCGCCCGTGAGGCGCTCGCGACCTACGACCTCCGGCAGCCGTACCACAACTCGGTGGCGCTGGAGACCGTCTCGCTCGGCGCCGCCGTCTCGCTGCTGAACGACCTGAACTGGTACCTCGTCCGCTTCGTCGACCAGGTGCTCGTCCTCGAACCGTCCGTCAGCGACGACGAGTGGCTCTCGCGGGACCTGGCGGCCGCCCTCCGTGACGACGAACTCACCCCCGAGGAGAGCGACCGGTTCCTGAAGGTGTACGGCGTCGTGACGGCCGGCGGTGGGGACGACGGCGCGAGCGATGAGAGCGACGGAGCCGACGACGAGGGCAACGACGACGAGACGCGCCGTGGTCCCGCCCGGAAGCTCGTCGACCCGATGTTCGTCACGCGGACGGGCCCGGAGCTCCCCGAGTACGACCTCCGCGACGTGGACGAGACGGTCGTCGTCCGCGTCACGGAGGGTGAGTTCGGCGCTTGA
- a CDS encoding DUF7128 family protein produces the protein MVAETTREGETWYECEACGLLFDDPDDAAAHEKNCDAEEPSYIQ, from the coding sequence ATGGTCGCCGAAACTACCCGCGAGGGCGAGACGTGGTACGAGTGCGAGGCGTGCGGCCTGCTGTTCGACGACCCCGACGACGCGGCGGCCCACGAGAAGAACTGCGACGCCGAGGAACCCTCCTACATCCAGTAA
- a CDS encoding transcription factor, producing MAFEDLLEDPVIQKYLHELVGPTGMPVAAAPPDGEVTDEELAEELGMELNDVRRALFILYENDLASYRRLRDEDSGWLTYLWTFEYENIPERLEEEMHRLLDALEEREDYERDNEFYLCEQDSIRFEFGEAMEFGFQCPNCGGELTSMSNDRLVDAMEQRIAELREELHIPEPEAEA from the coding sequence ATGGCGTTCGAGGATCTACTCGAGGACCCCGTGATACAGAAGTACCTCCACGAGCTGGTGGGGCCGACCGGGATGCCGGTCGCCGCGGCCCCCCCGGACGGGGAGGTGACGGACGAGGAGCTGGCCGAGGAGCTGGGGATGGAGCTCAACGACGTGCGGCGGGCGCTGTTCATCCTCTACGAGAACGACCTCGCGAGCTACCGGCGGCTCCGCGACGAGGACTCCGGGTGGCTCACCTACCTCTGGACGTTCGAGTACGAGAACATCCCCGAGCGGCTGGAGGAGGAGATGCACCGCCTGCTCGACGCGCTGGAGGAGCGCGAGGACTACGAGCGCGACAACGAGTTCTACCTCTGCGAGCAGGACTCCATCCGCTTCGAGTTCGGCGAGGCCATGGAGTTCGGCTTCCAGTGCCCCAACTGCGGCGGCGAACTCACCTCCATGTCCAACGACCGACTGGTCGACGCGATGGAGCAGCGCATCGCCGAGCTCCGCGAGGAACTCCACATCCCGGAACCCGAGGCCGAGGCGTAG
- a CDS encoding helix-hairpin-helix domain-containing protein, whose product MTLFDSILSMLGLKSTDSSEQQNQESTDVTVEHDPDAENEAAVKGTDAAGSTGTMTEEPPEEGGPTEDAEATDVTDHAGTEQEAAEPAEAAGPTTDEPDTEAEPAPVDESPDGEPAVEADEEAAEAETDAGDADTDTEDAAAAGTDAAGSTGSVTEEPPEEGAAAEPAEAAGAVSEEDDEHEAAEPAEAAGPVGEEPDPSEESAGAADDPADTVSGIGPAYASKLADAGVETVGDLAAADPAELAEQTDISEKRLSRLVERAAERLEE is encoded by the coding sequence ATGACCCTGTTCGACTCCATCCTGTCCATGCTCGGGCTGAAGTCGACGGACTCCAGCGAGCAGCAGAACCAGGAGTCCACCGACGTGACCGTCGAGCACGACCCGGACGCCGAGAACGAGGCGGCGGTGAAGGGGACCGACGCGGCCGGCTCCACGGGTACCATGACCGAGGAGCCGCCAGAGGAGGGCGGCCCCACCGAGGACGCCGAGGCGACCGACGTGACCGACCACGCCGGCACCGAGCAGGAGGCGGCCGAGCCCGCCGAGGCCGCCGGGCCGACCACCGACGAGCCGGATACGGAGGCCGAGCCCGCGCCGGTCGACGAGAGTCCGGACGGCGAGCCGGCGGTAGAGGCGGACGAGGAGGCCGCCGAGGCCGAGACTGACGCCGGCGATGCCGACACCGACACCGAGGACGCGGCTGCGGCCGGCACCGACGCCGCTGGCTCCACAGGGAGCGTGACCGAGGAGCCCCCGGAGGAGGGGGCGGCAGCCGAACCCGCCGAGGCCGCGGGCGCCGTCAGCGAGGAGGACGACGAGCACGAGGCCGCCGAGCCCGCCGAGGCCGCTGGCCCGGTCGGCGAGGAGCCCGACCCCAGCGAGGAGTCCGCGGGTGCCGCGGACGACCCGGCCGACACCGTCAGCGGCATCGGTCCGGCCTACGCGAGCAAGCTCGCCGACGCGGGCGTCGAGACGGTGGGCGACCTGGCCGCCGCCGACCCCGCGGAGCTGGCCGAGCAGACGGACATCTCGGAGAAGCGGCTCAGCCGGCTCGTCGAGCGTGCCGCCGAGCGACTCGAGGAGTAG
- a CDS encoding PrsW family intramembrane metalloprotease, giving the protein MRPRKVLRIARWEVTKHAGGLDRRTVAVAVVALLFAFALAPAVAGGGFALDDGIYRVGVADDSVFHPAVASDDTFRIVEPEPGLVAAGEADLLIREGSFVVADSEKGRAAVAELRTTVQQFNDRRMLDESNASAAYPVFPVSLQYAERDSGDVTDGGDGGSGGDGGDGGSGGGDGGSGGDGGGGGDGGDGGGGGGLPSGGGGGQFGVPGLSGGIFGGGTSNGTPGDLAPPFPFGSLVLAFVFVIPLNFVIQAYGSSVLSERLNRRGELLLVAPVKPREIVAGKTLPYFAGAVLITGAITGLITLSAGGGSLLSVVAVAALALLFLAASFVGAMFARSFKELTFVTVAISVLLMTFAFVPAIFTDVGSVALISPLTLVVRDLTGASVGPGGIAFALLPTTLTALLLFALGTGVYREEDMFTQRPVHLKAMDALAARISRPRSLTLVVAALVPFVFVAELLAVALLFALPGGLSIVLLLTVVAVIEELAKSLPVYAGFLHARYERTARAAALAGGFAGLGFFLAEKFTLIVQVVGLDRQISEGSAVFQTGANAGPAVALLLLLAPLALHVVTTTLSALGATRSRDGYALGLTAAIALHIAYNLSVVIFLV; this is encoded by the coding sequence GTGAGGCCACGGAAGGTCCTTCGCATCGCCCGCTGGGAGGTCACGAAGCACGCGGGCGGGCTCGACCGCCGGACGGTGGCGGTGGCGGTCGTGGCCCTCCTCTTCGCCTTCGCGCTGGCACCGGCCGTGGCGGGTGGCGGGTTCGCGCTCGACGACGGCATCTACCGCGTCGGCGTCGCCGATGACAGCGTCTTCCACCCGGCGGTGGCGAGCGACGACACCTTCCGGATCGTCGAGCCCGAACCCGGCCTCGTCGCGGCCGGCGAGGCCGACCTCCTCATCCGCGAGGGGTCGTTCGTGGTCGCGGACTCGGAGAAGGGACGGGCCGCGGTGGCGGAACTCCGGACGACGGTCCAGCAGTTCAACGACCGGCGGATGCTGGACGAGTCCAACGCGTCGGCCGCCTACCCCGTCTTCCCCGTCTCGCTGCAGTACGCGGAACGTGATTCGGGCGATGTCACCGACGGCGGCGACGGTGGGAGCGGCGGCGACGGCGGGGACGGCGGCAGCGGTGGCGGTGATGGCGGCAGCGGCGGTGACGGTGGAGGCGGCGGTGATGGCGGTGACGGTGGGGGCGGCGGTGGGCTCCCGTCCGGTGGCGGTGGCGGCCAGTTCGGCGTCCCCGGGCTCTCGGGCGGCATCTTCGGCGGCGGGACCAGCAACGGGACGCCGGGCGACCTCGCGCCGCCGTTCCCGTTCGGCTCGCTCGTTCTGGCGTTCGTGTTCGTCATCCCGCTGAACTTCGTCATCCAGGCGTACGGCTCGTCGGTGCTGAGCGAGCGGCTCAACCGGCGCGGCGAACTGCTGCTGGTCGCACCCGTGAAGCCCCGGGAGATCGTCGCCGGCAAGACGCTCCCCTACTTCGCGGGGGCGGTCCTCATCACGGGTGCCATCACCGGGCTCATCACGCTCTCGGCAGGTGGCGGGAGTCTCCTCTCCGTGGTCGCGGTGGCGGCGCTGGCGCTGCTGTTCCTCGCGGCGTCGTTCGTCGGCGCGATGTTCGCGCGCTCGTTCAAGGAGCTCACCTTCGTCACCGTCGCCATCTCCGTACTGTTGATGACCTTCGCGTTCGTCCCGGCCATCTTTACCGACGTGGGGAGCGTCGCGCTCATCTCGCCCCTCACGCTCGTGGTCCGGGACCTGACGGGGGCGAGCGTCGGCCCCGGCGGCATCGCCTTCGCCCTGCTCCCGACGACGCTGACGGCGCTGTTGCTGTTCGCACTCGGGACCGGCGTCTACCGCGAGGAGGACATGTTCACACAGCGCCCAGTCCACCTGAAGGCGATGGACGCGCTCGCGGCGCGCATCAGCCGCCCGCGCTCGCTGACGCTCGTCGTCGCGGCGCTCGTTCCGTTCGTCTTCGTCGCGGAGCTGCTGGCCGTGGCGCTGCTGTTCGCGCTCCCCGGTGGTCTCTCCATCGTGCTCCTGCTGACGGTCGTCGCGGTCATCGAGGAGCTGGCGAAGTCGCTGCCCGTCTACGCGGGCTTCCTCCACGCGCGCTACGAGCGGACCGCACGCGCGGCCGCCCTCGCTGGCGGTTTCGCGGGCCTCGGGTTCTTCCTCGCGGAGAAGTTCACGCTCATCGTGCAGGTCGTCGGCCTGGACCGGCAGATCTCGGAGGGGAGCGCGGTCTTCCAGACCGGTGCGAACGCCGGGCCGGCCGTGGCCCTGCTGCTGTTGCTCGCGCCGCTCGCGCTCCACGTCGTCACGACAACGCTCTCGGCGCTGGGTGCCACCCGGAGCCGCGACGGCTACGCGCTCGGCCTGACCGCCGCCATCGCCCTCCACATCGCCTACAACCTCTCGGTGGTGATCTTCCTTGTCTGA
- a CDS encoding DUF2110 family protein, with translation MVVLATKLYVEGEARERALDSLRSQVDNTIGELDIDWDLGIREDEFPSVTISGPDATAARNALAEEWGELTPHREPGGTYVGTLARWDDDGLTLDVGFGETVRIEAEHLGLGPGDAGQIRQRFGLVQHVPLRYTITEDEDGTEVVSLAEAEQDRLYEWTRGTGRLNVNSATRAEVRATVNRAGHAQDIVTVERLGLLEQSVVCKEGTDPPGLLSAVGEYLPAELLCVVP, from the coding sequence ATGGTCGTCCTCGCGACGAAGCTGTACGTGGAGGGGGAGGCCCGGGAGCGGGCGCTGGACTCGCTGCGCTCGCAGGTCGACAACACCATCGGCGAACTCGACATCGACTGGGACCTCGGCATCCGCGAGGACGAGTTCCCGAGCGTCACCATCTCCGGCCCCGACGCGACGGCCGCGCGCAACGCCCTCGCCGAGGAGTGGGGCGAACTCACCCCACATCGCGAGCCCGGCGGCACCTACGTCGGCACCCTCGCGCGCTGGGACGACGACGGGCTCACGCTCGACGTCGGCTTCGGCGAGACGGTCCGCATCGAGGCCGAACACCTCGGGCTGGGGCCGGGCGACGCCGGACAGATCCGCCAGCGCTTCGGTCTCGTCCAGCACGTCCCGCTGCGCTACACCATCACGGAGGACGAGGACGGCACCGAGGTGGTGTCGCTCGCCGAGGCCGAGCAGGACCGCCTCTACGAGTGGACCCGCGGCACCGGCCGGCTCAACGTCAACAGCGCGACCCGCGCGGAGGTACGGGCCACCGTCAACCGTGCCGGCCACGCGCAGGACATCGTGACCGTCGAGCGGCTGGGCCTGCTCGAGCAGTCGGTCGTCTGCAAGGAGGGGACGGACCCGCCGGGCCTGCTGTCGGCCGTCGGCGAGTACCTCCCCGCGGAGCTGCTCTGCGTCGTGCCATGA
- a CDS encoding shikimate dehydrogenase has translation MQVYGLLGNPVGHSLSPPMHEAGYRELGLDARYVTFEPAPDDFDDAVAGARALGVRGLNVTIPFKGDALAHPDVEADALAERIGAVNTLDFGGEHVTGHNTDAAGVTRAFEHHGVDLAGAGVVVGAGGAGRAAAFALADAGVDVAIANRTESKAVDLAADVPRASGHPLDAVPDLLADADLLVNATSVGMEEDASPVPADALHADLAVLDAVYTPVETRLLRDAAAVGATTVDGAWMLLFQGVEAFERWTGETAPVDAMNGALRAEL, from the coding sequence ATGCAGGTGTACGGACTCCTCGGCAACCCGGTGGGGCACTCGCTGTCGCCGCCGATGCACGAGGCCGGCTACCGGGAACTGGGACTGGACGCCCGCTACGTCACCTTCGAACCGGCACCCGACGACTTCGACGACGCCGTCGCGGGGGCGCGGGCGCTCGGTGTCCGCGGTCTGAACGTCACCATCCCGTTCAAGGGCGATGCCCTGGCCCATCCCGACGTCGAGGCCGACGCGCTCGCCGAGCGCATCGGGGCCGTCAACACGCTCGACTTCGGTGGCGAGCACGTCACGGGACACAACACCGACGCCGCGGGTGTAACGCGCGCATTCGAGCACCACGGGGTCGACCTCGCGGGAGCGGGTGTCGTCGTCGGCGCTGGTGGGGCCGGACGGGCGGCCGCCTTCGCGCTCGCGGACGCGGGCGTGGACGTGGCCATCGCCAACCGCACGGAGTCGAAGGCCGTCGACCTCGCGGCGGACGTGCCGCGTGCGTCGGGCCACCCGCTCGACGCGGTGCCGGACCTCCTCGCGGACGCGGACCTCCTGGTCAACGCCACCAGCGTCGGGATGGAGGAGGACGCCTCGCCGGTTCCTGCCGACGCGCTGCACGCCGACCTCGCGGTGCTGGACGCGGTCTACACGCCGGTCGAGACACGCCTCTTGCGGGACGCGGCCGCGGTCGGCGCGACCACTGTCGACGGGGCCTGGATGCTGCTGTTCCAGGGTGTCGAGGCGTTCGAGCGGTGGACGGGTGAGACCGCGCCGGTCGACGCGATGAACGGGGCGCTCCGGGCCGAACTGTAG